From Salvelinus namaycush isolate Seneca chromosome 2, SaNama_1.0, whole genome shotgun sequence, one genomic window encodes:
- the rassf1 gene encoding ras association domain-containing protein 1 isoform X2: protein MALKEAMEKNLSFEMTWGSTTSSGYCSQDDSDSELEQFFTARTSFIRVKRKKIEPIDWVKQVLSVGDIQQKVKEYNAQINSNLYMVLNRDRSYTGFIRVLFKLTRPVSLPPARKASSPQEEGQQEGEIKHRTSFYLPKDTAKHLHISSQTRAREVIEALLNKFTVVDNPAKFALFERSERENQIYLRKLSDDERPLHLRLCAGPNEKVLSLVLKENETGEVNWDAFSFPELRNFLRILQREEEEHVRQIVKRYALARDRMKEAMASITTPG, encoded by the exons ATGGCGTTAAAAGAGGCAATGGAAAAGAACCTATCATTTGAGATGACTTGGGGCAGCACGACCAGCAGCGGATACTGTAGCCAGGATGACTCGGACtcggagctggagcagtttttcacAGCGCGCACATCCTTTATCAGAGTCAAAAGGAAAAAG ATTGAACCTATTGACTGGGTGAAACAAGTGCTGTCTGTCGGTGACATCCAGCAGAAGGTGAAGGAATATAATGCTCAGATCAACAGCAATCTCTACATGGTGCTG AACCGAGACCGATCATACACTGGCTTCATCAGGGTCCTTTTTAAGCTGACTCGGCCCGTGTCACTCCCACCCGCTCGGAAGGCGTCTTCACCACAGGAAGAGGGACAACAGGAGGGGGAGATTAAGCACCGGACATCTTTCTACCTCCCCAAAGACACGGCCAAACACCTGCACATAAGCTCCCAGACGCGGGCACGTGAGGTCATAGAGGCCCTGCTCAATAAGTTCACCGTGGTGGACAACCCTGCCAAGTTTGCTCTGTTTGAGCGCAGCGAACGTGAAAACCAGA TATACCTTCGTAAGCTGTCTGATGACGAGAGGCCGCTCCACCTGCGTCTGTGTGCCGGACCCAATGAGAAAGTCCTCAGTCTGGTGTTGAAAGAGAATGAGACGGGGGAGGTCAAT tggGATGCATTCAGCTTTCCTGAGCTGCGTAATTTCCTGCGGATCCTTCAGCGTGAGGAAGAGGAGCACGTCCGGCAGATAGTCAAGCGCTACGCTCTGGCCAGGGATAGGATGAAGGAGGCCATGGCCAGCATCACCACCCCCGGCTGA
- the LOC120063764 gene encoding tumor suppressor candidate 2-like yields the protein MGGSGSKTKGYWPFAGSGSGDGDPTKEGVDEQSLARLRSFRNGTPFVFTRWSSLYFDEDGDLAHEFYEETVVMKNGRRRAKLKKIQKNLIPQGTIKLDHPCIHVDFPVVLCEV from the exons ATGGGCGGGAGTGGCTCCAAAACCAAAGGTTATTGGCCTTTTGCAGGTTCAGGCAGTGGTGATGGTGATCCGACCAAAGAGGGAGTCGACGAACAGTCGCTGGCAAGGCTCCGAAGTTTCCGAAATGGGACGCCCTTCGTGTTTACCAGATGGAG CTCCCTGTACTTTGACGAGGATGGAGACCTGGCCCACGAGTTCTACGAGGAGACAGTTGTGATGAAGAATGGCCGTAGGAGGGCCAAACTGAAGAAGATCCAGAAAAATCTCATACCTCAG GGAACCATAAAGCTGGATCACCCCTGCATCCATGTGGATTTCCCGGTCGTTCTCTGTGAGGTTTGA